Below is a window of Cytophaga hutchinsonii ATCC 33406 DNA.
CCGGCCACAGATCACGCGCTTCAAATACATAGGGAACAGAGCGTTTGCGTTTTATCCAATAAGCAATAAACCCAACAGTTAACGGCGTTGATGTTGCATAACACAAATCAACATCCATTTCCTTGCGGCTTATTTTTAACGCACCTAGAATGAATGTTAAAAAAGAAAAGCTTCTCCGTAAAAAACCAAACGAATTGTCATAAACAACGGGCAAATAATGTATGGTGATACCATCAATGATTTTAGTAACGGCAGCAGGATAATTGTGCGCTGTAATGAGCACTACGTTATGGCCGGCATCTGCCATTGCCTTTGCAATATGCCAGGAGCGGAGCGGGCCTCCTTCCGCAGGCGTATTAAAGTACTGATGAAAATAGAGTATTTTCATCAGAATTCTTTTTCATACCAATGCATCAATAAAAGTACTGACCACAATTCAGAAGAACAGTCGCGCTTACTGCCCAAATGCCAGTCAACAAGATTTTTGATGGTTTGATAAGGGACCCATTCATAGATCGGGTGATTTTTATTAGTCAGCTTTTCAACAAAATTTTTATTAACCGGCAGCTTTAGCCAATAACCAAATGGCATTCCAAAACCTTCTTTCGGACGGTTTAAAAAAGTTTCTCCTCCGTTACGCAACAGCACTTCTTTAAGAATCCACTTCCGTCCGTTCTTTAATAAGACAGAAGGGTCTAAACTTTCTACAAACCTTCGTAGTTCCTGGTCCAGGTAAGGGACACGCGCTTCAATAGAAGAACGCATGGTCATCTTATCTGTTAATGCAAGGATGTCCGAGATCAGATATTTGGTCCGGTCGTTCCGCAAGCAGTAATACAAATAGTAAGAAAGGTCTTCATACGACTTATCATCAACCTCTATAGAAGTATTTTTTTCAATGAAATATTCTGAAGACGAAAAATTGTGACACGTTTTGATTGGATCAACATCCATCATGCCCGTGAATTTATTCCAAAGCCTGAATACTTTTTTAAGCGAATGGTTGCCGCCATCCGGCAAAATGTTGTAGGTGCTTTTAATAAGGGTTATCGCAAGATTTTTATGCAGCAGATTATTCAGGTAACTTTTATATGCACTGTGTCTGTTATACCCAGCAAAGAGCTCGTCTGCACCTGCACCATTCAATGCAACACGCACATGCTGTCCGGCTTCTTTAGATAAGATGTGTGTTAAAAATAATGCTGAATCACCAATAGGCTGATCAATCATGGATACAAATGCAGGAAGATCCTGAAGCATTTCTGCATGAACAGAAACTTCGTGGTGGTCTGAATTATACAACTTAGAAGCTAAACGCGCAAATTCAAAATCACGTGTGCCAAATGCTTGTTCCCTTGAACTGTTAGCAATGGTGAATGTAGGAAAATTTAAATGCCCGAGTTTGCGGATTTTTGAAAGCAGAAGTGTTGAATCTATGCCGCCGCTTAGGTACAAACCAACAGGCACATCGGCCACAAGATGATGTTTAACAGCATTTTCAATAAGCTGATCACAGGTTTCTATCAGCTGCTGGTTGGTAAGTGTATTGGGTTTAATTACTGAAGGTGACTCAAAGCGTTTGATCTTAAAATCATATTCATCGATTTTAATGAATGTTGCTTCATTCAGTTCAAAAATATTTTTATAAAAGGTAAACGGCTTCGGTACATATTTAAACTGTAAATAATGGCTTACCTGATTCGAATTAAATTCTTTTTTTACTAAACCGCTGGCAAGAATCCCTTTGATCTCAGAAGATGCAATAAAATAATCATCATCGTTGTAATAGTACAAAGGTTTAATGCCGCTCGGATCACGGGCAATTATAAGTGCATGCTGCTGCCGGTCATAAAAGGCAAAGGCAAACATGCCATTTAATTCAGGCAGACCAGATAAACCATGAACAATCATCCAGTTTAACAGAACTTCTGTATCCGATTCTGTTTGCCATTCCATAGCAGGCAACTGCTGCTTTAATTCTTTGTAATTATATATCGCACCGTTAAAGGTTAACGAATAACGCTTATCAATTGAATTATACGGTTGATTGGAAAGTGTATTCCGATCAATAATTTTCAATCGGTTATTGCCAATAAAGATTTGTTGTTGTTTAAATTGAAAGGATACAAAATCAGAGTGGTCAGGACCTCGATATAATATTGCCTGATTCATGGATTGAATCTCGCGGCTTGTTAAAACGCCTTTCTTGTCAATTATGATGTTAATTCCACACAAAGCAGTAACAAATAGAATTTGAATTTAAGTTACAATTATTTATTTCATAATGGTAAGAATTTCAAAATCTTAATATGAAAAACGGATCTGCCGGAATCAGATATTTTGAGGGAACATTCATTAAAAACAATCTAAATTTCAAAAATTGAAGCAATAAATAGCTATTTTGGCATCAGAATTGAATATTGGATCATGTTTTTAAAAATGATTAAAACGTTAAACGAACAAATACCCCCATGTTAAAGAAAATTACAATTTTATCAGTAGCAATTTTATCTATATTTTCAGGATTTGCGCAAAAAGCGGATTGGGAAAAAGTTGATGTTACCTACACACGACTACCGCTTAAGCCGGTATCTCCAATGGCAAAAAAATACAGCTTAGAGATCAATATGGATAGCGATGGTATTGCCAAAAACAGAATTGAAACACGTGATGCACTGGTAAAAAGTGTAACCAACACAAATGCATTATTGGTAAAACAAGGGAAAACTCCTCAGCCGTACCCGGATGATTATGACTACTATCCGGCAGACAGAACGCCAACGTCTATAAAGACAGCTTTGAAAATTGATGGTTGCCAGGAAGTACAGTCAGCGGCGGAATTCTCTATTAAGCTGAATGTTTCAGGCTTTGATTTTACAGGCAATAAAGTTGTTTCAAGCAACCAGTCCACCAGTACAGGAACAGTAAAAGTGTATGGATATGAAGTTGGTTACGTTTATAAAGTAACGTATCAGGTATATGATGCCGCAGGAACGCTTGTAAGAGAAGAAGTATTAGGTGGCACAGACAAACCAAGAACTAAAAAAACAAAAACATTTCCAACAGAAGCAGAACTTGAAAGCTGGTGGACGTACACAGACGAAGCTAAAGCGTTTAAAGCAACCTGTGATAATGATGCGTACAGCAATGCAATCTCTGTAAGCAAAAATCAATTAAACAGCGAGTTTGGATATTCAGTAAAAACAGTAAAATTTGATGTTGCTACAGCAAAAGATGCAGCCGTATACGGCGATATTATTTCTGCTTATACAGAGGCATCTATGGGTTACAATTATTTGTCTACAGACAAAGCAAAAGCAAAAGACTATCTATTGAAAGCTGTTGCGATCTGGGAGAAGGCATTAAAGGAATCTAACTTAACAGATAAAAAAGCCCGTATCAATGAAAATATAACCAATGCGTTACATGTAAATTTAGCAGCGGCGTATTGTTTCTTAGAAGACTGGCCTCAAAGCAATCACAATCTTGTTAAATTAAAATCTGCTGACCTGGGCGGCGGTTTAAAAAACAAACTGGAAGATGCGGAAGCGTTTAAAAAGGACTATGAGGCACGCGTAAAAGCAAACATTGTTGAATAACGTTCAACCCATAAAATTAAATAACTAAAGAAGGCTGCTCCATGAGCAGCCTTCTTTAGTTTACAAGTTTCTTTTTATTTTTCGAATACCACATGCAGATCTCTGTAACAGGGCAGACCTCACATTTGGGTGTACGTGCCAGACATGTGTAGCGCCCGTGTAGTATTAACCAGTGATGTGCTTTGTGTACGAGCGCAGTAGGGATGTATTTCATGAGCTGTTTTTCTACCGCCAGCGGTGTGGTTGCTGTTTGAGGCACCAGGCCTATCCTGCGTGAAACACGGTATACATGTGTGTCAACAGCCATGGTAGGCTGCTGCCAGATAACACTGGCAATGACATTAGCTGTTTTACGGCCTACACCAGGCAGTTTTACAAGGTCTTCAACGGTATCAGGTACTTCACCATTAAAATCTTTCATCAACATCTGAGCCATACCTACCAGGTGTTTTGCTTTATTGTTCGGATAGGAAATGCTGCGGATATAATGAAACACTTCGTCTGAAGTGGCTTTGGCTAAAGAAGCTGCGTCGGGGTAGCGGTTAAAAAGTGCAGGCGTTGTAAGGTTTACACGCTTGTCTGTACATTGGGCACTTAAACTCACCGCAACCAGGAGCTCGTATGGATTTGAATATACGAGCTCTGTTTCTGGTTCGGGTGAATGGGTAGAGAAATAATCTAAGAATTTTTCAAATCGTTCTTTGCGTTGCATAACTTTCGTTTACTGTTGCAAAGAAAGCGATTTTGAATAGATTAAGATACGGTTAATGATATTCTCTGAAGGTTCAAGGGTAGATTTTTTAATGTGACCTTTCGTTTTTGTATAACTTTTATACAATTTTTGAAACGCGGTGTCAACAAGTAAAAGCTCTTCCATCTGAGAACGCTCTTCAGTACTTACTTCATCATAAACAAATCGAATAACATCATTTTGGGTAAACGTTTTTATCATACACAATCGGCTTTGGTTGCTTTGTCAGCTCCTTGCGGAGGTTGATTAAAGCGTATCGCATCCTTCCGAGTGCCGTATTAATACTAACACCTGTAGAGTCCGCAATTTCCTGAAAACTCATGTCCGAAAAGTGTCTCATTAAAACAACTTCACGCTGGCTTTCAGGTAGTTTGTGGATCAAAGAACGGATTAACGCTTCATTCTCACCTTTTATCTGTATAGATTCCGTAGAATCTTCAGAAAAGTTAAGTGAGTTGAATATATTCATTCCTTCATCCATAACGATTGTTGGATATCTTTTATTACGTCTGAAATAATCAATGGCTAAATTATGCGCGATACGGACGACCCAAGGTAAAAATTTGCCCTCGTCGTTGTACTGGCCACCTTTCATTTTATGAATGACCTTAATAAACACATCCTGCAAAAGATCTTCTGCCAGGTAGCGATCTTTCACAATTAAATAAATAGTAGAGTAAACTTTTGATTTGTGCCTTTTTATGAGTTCTGCAAAAGCCTCTTCGTTACCTTGGATATATTGTGAAACCAATGTGGAATCACTAATAGCTGCGTTTTTCATATCCGTATTATGTTTAGTTAACGTAGAGGTCTATCTCATAGGGTATTGTTTAAGGTTAAACGTTTAGGCACGTATAAATTATTTTTAAATATATAGGCAAATTTCTGTATTTGCAACTATATATACGTACTCGGTGCAAAAAGTAAGCCTAAAACTAAAAAAATAATTAATATTTTTTGTGTTGGTTTTTATAGAGCATGAAAATGTCGCGATACATACACTTTTATAAATATGAACGGAAAAAGATCTTTTAAGGTTCTAACAAATGACACGTTTAACAACAACGTATTAGATTAAAATTGACTGTGATATTTGAATAAAAAAGCGGAACTTTAAAAATGCAGCTTATTCCCGCGCATTTAGCAAAGGGAATAATAACAGGTAGTTTATGAAAGGAACAAACGTGGCAAAAAAAGAATACGCGCTCGATATAGAATCATTAGACCCAAAGCAATTCATCATCATTAAAGGTGCACGCGTGCACAATCTAAAAAATATTGATGTTGCCATCCCCAGAAATAAACTGGTCGTTATTACCGGCCTTTCAGGCTCAGGAAAATCTTCCCTAGCCTTTGATACGCTTTTTGCAGAAGGTCAGCGTATGTATGTTGAAAGCTTAAGTTCCTATGCGCGCCAGTTCCTGGGCAGAATGGAAAAGCCGGAAGTTGATTACATCAAAGGTGTGTCGCCGGCTATTGCCATTGAACAAAAGGTAAATTCCCGTAACCCCCGCTCTACGGTAGGTACCACAACAGAGATCTATGATTATCTGAAATTATTATTCGCGCGCGTGGGCCATACAATCTCACCTATTAGCGGTAATGAAGTGAAAAAAAATTCTGTGACTGATGTCGTCGACTGGATTTTTAACCACGCAGAAGGTACACGTTTTATGGTGCTGGCGCCATTCAAAGCAAAACACGACAGGAAATCATTTGAAGAGCTGCAGGTTCTTTTACAGAAAGGATTTACGCGTTTATACCTGAATGACGAAGTAATACACATTGAAGAGCTGATAGAAAAAGGAGCGAAAGCCTTACCTGCAAAAGCAGATGCATGGATTTTAATTGACCGGAATTCGGTAAATAAAACCGAAGAAGATGCAGCGTTCAGGGTTTCCGATTCTGTACAGACCGCATTTTATGAAGGAGACGGAGATTGCAGAATCATTGTACCTGAAAAAGAAACACTGGATTTTTGTGATCGCTTCGAAGCAGATGGTATTACATTTGAAGAACCTTCCGCAAACTTTTTCAGCTTTAACAATCCATTCGGTGCCTGTAAAACGTGCGAAGGTTTCGGCCATGTACTGGGCATTGATGAAGACCTTGTTATTCCCGACAAATCGTTATCGGTATATGAAGGTGCAATAGCACCATGGCGCGGAGATAAAATGAGTGAATGGTTAAAGCCATTGATCAAAAGCGGAATAAAATTTGATTTTCCGATTCATAGAGCTATACAAGATCTTTCACCTGAACAGCGTCAATTGCTCTGGGATGGAAATAAATATTTTGAAGGCTTGCACGCATTTTTTGCGTATTTAGAAACACAGACATATAAAATCCAATACCGCGTAATGCTTTCGCGTTTCAGAGGCCGTACAAGCTGCCCCGACTGCCGTGGCACACGTCTGCGTAAGGATGCATCGTATGTAAAGGTTGCAAAGAAATCTATTACAGATATTGTATTAATGCCTGTTACAGAAGCGTTGCAATTTTTCTCTGATCTGAAACTTCAAAAAGGAGAAGAAAAAATTGCAGAACGTTTATTAAAAGAAATCACAAACCGCTTATCCTATTTAGAAAAAGTAGGATTGGGTTATTTAACCTTAAACCGCTTAACGGCATCTCTTTCCGGAGGTGAATTCCAGCGTATCAAGCTGGCAACATCACTTGGCAGTGCTCTTGTCGGATCTATGTATGTATTGGATGAGCCAAGTATTGGTTTGCACCCGCGTGATACAGGCAAGCTCATCGAAGTATTGAAAATGCTTCGCGATATGGGCAACACGGTTATTGTAGTTGAACACGAAGAAGAAGTAATGCGTGCCGCGGACCAGATCATTGATATTGGCCCCGATGCTGGTATTCACGGCGGAAAGCTGATGTTCCAGGGTGTGATTGACGACATGTTAACACACAGCGGATCATACACGACAGATTATTTAACTAACCGCTCTTCTATTGAAGTACCCAAACACAGGAGAAAATGGAATTCATTTATTGAAATAAAAGGGGCACGCGAAAATAATTTAAAGAATATTAATGTGAAGTTTCCTTTACACACATTTACTGTTGTGACAGGCGTAAGTGGTTCAGGAAAATCAACCTTGGTGAAGAAAATTTTATTTCCGTCTTTACAAAAACTCTTCGGGTTCTCCGGTGAATTTACAGGTAAGTTCGACCGTATGGATGGCGATATCCGTGAGGTTACACAGATTGAATTTGTAGATCAGAATCCGATCGGCAAATCTTCCCGTTCAAATCCGGTAACCTATGTGAAAGCCTATGATCTGATCCGGAACTTATATGCGGAGCAAGGTTTGTCGAAATCGCGTGCCTATAAACCAGGCCACTTCTCGTTTAACGTTGAAGGCGGCAGATGTGAAATGTGCCAGGGAGAAGGCATCGTAACGGTTGAAATGCAATTCATGGCAGACGTACATCTGACCTGTGAAGCGTGTAACGGGAAACGTTTTAAACAGGAAATTTTAGAAGTAAAATACAACGACAAAAGCATTTCAGACATTTTAGATATGACGATTGAAGAAAGTTTAACCTTCTTCAAAGACAAACCTAAACTGATTGAAAAACTGCAGCCCTTATCAGACGTGGGTTTAGGTTATGTACACTTAGGACAATCTTCCAGTTCCCTATCGGGCGGAGAAGCACAACGTGTAAAACTTGCTTCTTTCCTTGGCAAATCACCGGAAGAAAACAACGAACATATACTGTTCCTGTTTGATGAGCCCACAACAGGATTGCATTTCCATGACATCCGTAAATTACTGGATTCCATTCAGGCATTGGTGAATAAAGGAAATTCTGTGATTGTGATCGAACACAATATGGAAATGATCAAATGTGCTGACTGGATCATTGACATTGGCCCCGAAGGCGGTAACGGCGGCGGTGACGTAATATTTGAAGGCACACCCGAAGAGATGATTAAGTGCAAAAAAGGATATACCGCAAAATACCTGCGGGAAAAATTAAAATAAATGAAATGTACACGTAGGGGCGAGGCTTGCCCTCGCCCTGTTCAAAATGCGAACACGTTTTAGAACAGAGCGCAGCATTCCAAACAGGATAAGTAAATTACAAAACAGGACAAGTACATTCCAAACAGGACGCGTACATTCCAAAACAGGACAGGCGCATTTTGAATAGGGCTTGCGCCCGCCCCAACAACAATGAAATGAAAATGAATTTTACAACCTTTATCATGCTGGCAATTGCCGGAATCGCTGTTGCCTTCCAGGCAGGCGTTAACGGCGCATTAGGAAAACAGATCGGTACGATTGAAGCGGCTTTTACGTCTTTCTTTACCGGTACCATTGTGCTTTTTATTACACTGCTGATTATGCGTAAGGGAGACATTTTCTTTTGGAAAGAATTGCCCTGGTGGCAGCTTACGGGTGGCTTGCTTGGCGCGTTTTATGTTATGACAAGCGTGCTGCTTGTACCTAAAATTGGCATAGGTAGTGTGTTACTGATTTTAATTATTGCACAGCTTTCAACAAGTGCACTCATCGATCATTTTGGTGTCTTTACAGGTGTTCCCATACAGATTGGGTGGAGAAAACTATGCGCGATGGTACTGATGTTTCTGGCGTTGTATTTATTTTATAAAAAGTAATCTATTCCGAACGAGTAATTTAATTAAATAATGAGAACCGTTAGGTATATTTTTTTGAGTTCAATTGTATTTATCTATAGCAGTTGTAATTCAGAATCGGAAAGGGATTATAGCAAAGATGTAAAAGAAGATTGCATTCCATTTTTTACTTTCGATGCTGTAGAACATTATTATGTTGAAATTGATTCTAAAGGATTTTCCTATACAGAAAAAAAGAAGGATTTATCTGATATTGAACAAAATCAGCTAAATGTAATGTATGAAGACACATCCAAAACGCTTGCTGATACTATTTTATATCAGCAATTAGAACAGAAAAATTTTATTAAGACGAATCTTTCTTCTCATAAGTTTGATACAATCAATAACATATTTTGCAGCAGAAGTCTTGACACATGTCTTTTCACTACATGTATTCCGATCTATAGAGATATTTTGATTTTTAAAAATAAAAATAAAACAATAGGAATCGCTAAAATATGTTTCCATTGTAAAAAGAGTTTAATAATTGGTGTGTCAGATAGAGCGACATCTTTGTGCTTAAAGGATGGATATGAGTATTTTGATGATTATACAAAGTTAAAGGAAGTCCTTTATTCAAAATAATATTGCATCAAATTTTACTGCTCCAATGCTGCCAAATCAGCTTTCCCAACTGCATTAAGGATAATCCAATAAAAATAAAACCGACAATTTTATTCAGCACTTTTTCCGTAAATAATTTCGGTGTATTTCCATAGAACCATTTTTTACAGTAATACGCATAAATAAACAACATTACCAGGCTGCCTGCACATACGCCTACTACAAAGGTTGTCATGAATAGGAGCTCTTCTTTTAACCAGCCGGTGCTTATAAAATAGGTACTGTAACCCAGCCAGAAAGTTATTTGTGTTGGGTTAATAATGCCTATAAATAATCCCTGGACAAAATCTGTTGAACCCTTTGGCTGTTGCTCGTTCGGTGTCGGTTCAACATGTTTTTTTGTAAGGAACATGTAAGCCAGCAGCAAAAAAACGGGTACAGCAATAAGTTCTATGATATCGCTAATGGCTTTGTTGGCCAGAAAATACCTTGAAAAAATAACAGCAAAGAAACAATAGAAAAACTCTATCAATACTGCACCGCATGCAAACGTCATGGCTTTACGCAGACCGGTTGATGTAGCCCGCTTGATTGCGAGTAAATTAAATGTTGAAGGAGGAATTGTACCAATGAAGCTTATAATAAAGCCAAGAAAAAAGTGGTTGATAAGCAGCATCGTTCTATATAATACTACCAGTCTCCGCCTGCACCGCCACCTCCGAATCCGCCGCCGCCAAAACCTCCGAATCCACCACCGCTGCTGCCACTACCAAAGCCACCGCCGTAACTTCGTCCTCTGTACCCACTACCTATAGCACCTCCGAGTAAGCCGCCAAGCAGGCCACCGCCGCCACTGCCGTAACCTCCATTGTTTCCACCGCGATTGCTGCCGCTATTATTGTTACGGTTTAAAAAGGAAACCAGAATTATAACACCAATGATAAATAAAAGCACATATGCAGGTTTGATACGGTTTGCGTTTGCAGCAACAGGGTCTGCAGTATATTCATTTTTTGAATAACGCATAATGGCATCAATGGTAAAATTTATACCATTAAAATAATTGCTGCGCTTAAACTGCGGAATTAATTCGGCCTGAATGATACGTTTGCAGCGTGCATCAGGCAATACGCCTTCCATTCCGTAACCGGTTGCAATGAATGCTTTTCTGTTTTCTTTTGAAATGAGCAATAATACGCCATTGTCTTTTTTATCCTTTCCAATACCCCATAAGGCACCCAATTGAAAAGCATACTCTGCAATATCATAATCACCCAGATTGGTGATTATAACGACAGAAATTTCAATGGAAGTAGAATCATTGAACGTATTTACTTTGCGTTCCAGTTCAGCTACTTCAGCAGGGCTAAGCATACCTGCAAAATCATTGATCAGCTTTGGTGGATTAGGAACAGGAGGGAAATCGGATGGTTTGCCAATAGCTATAAAGCAAAAGAGCGAACACAGCAGAAGAAGTAAATTACGATTCATTTAATTCTTATTAAAAGAGATTTCATTCGAAAGCTCATTTATGTCATTATTAGAATAAGGAAAATGCTCACTAAGCTTAGAGCCGGCTTTTTCTATGCCGGCGCACAAGCCCTTGGCATAAGCACCCGTTTTGAAATGTTCCAGAACAAGTTCTTTAACAGAATCCCAGAAGCCAGCCGGAACCTTTGTATTGATGCCGGCGTCCCCAAGAATAGCGAACTTTCTGTCTTTAATAGAAAGATAGAAAAGTACGCCGTTCTTAAGTTCTGTTTTATGCATACCAAGCTGTGCAAACACATCGGCAGCCCGGTCCAGCACATCATAGGCACATTGATTTTCAACGTGAAGCCGGATTTCTCCGGAGGTCTGCTTCTCTGCTTTATGAATGGAATCATTAATAGCAGCCTTTTCTTCTGAATTGAAAAAGTTGATTGGCATAATAGATATTAGAATTTCACGTCAACAGGTTTGTCTGCACCTGCTTCAGATTTGAAATAACCTTTTTTCTCGAAGCCTGACATGCCGGCAATGATGTTGTTCGGGAAAGTGCGGATGGTTACGTTATACGTTTGTACAGCTTCGTTGAAATTTTTTCTGGCAACCGCTATTCTGTTTTCTGTACCGCTTAATTCAGCACGTAAATCATTGAAACCTTCATTCGCTTTTAAGTCCGGATAGTTTTCTGTTACAGACAACAATTTGCTTAAGGCAGAAGTTAACTGGCCTTGTGCCTGCTGATACTTTTCAATGTTTTCTTCTGTCAGTTGATCTGCTTTAACAACAACCTGTGTTGCAGAAGCACGTGCTTCAACAACTTTAGTTAACGTTTCCTGTTCGTATTTTGCATATCCTTTTACTGTTTCAACCAGGTTGCCTATAAGGTCATTGCGGCGTTGGTATTGTACGTCAACCTGTGCCCATGCGCCATCAACAGCTTCTTGTTTTTCGATCATGGTATTGTAACCACAAGAACTGAATAGAGAAAGAATAAGTAAGTAGAACGGGATTTTTAAAAAACGTTTCATTGATTCTATTGATAAAGTTTTGATAAAGATATAAAGGGATCCAACAAGTAAAACTTGTCTTGATTAAAAATACTGTATCTGAAGCTAAAAACATAACATTCAAGCCTCTAATTTATTTCTTATTTGAATTCATATGCTCCGGCATCAGGAGTACTGTCACGATTTCCAGCTGCAATATCATCCGGCACACCAACACCCGTGCAGAGGTCGATGGCAGAAGAGCCTGCCGTAAGTGAAAAGTCAAAAGCAGATGGTTTGGAAAAAAGCGGATTGCTTGTTATAACATTTGTATTGGTGCCCATATAGGCAGACCGCCAGATACAGGACTGCAGGCTTAGGGAAGGTGTGTTGTTTGCAGTGACCTCATTGGATTTATCTCCCCACAAGATTGAGTTCAATACGTACATTTTTAAGGAACCCATGTTGCTGCCAAGCACAAGATTCGTTTCTTCCCTGAAAAATCCGGAAGAATAATTGGCAAAGGTACAATGCTTCCAGACTCCACAGCCTGCCGTATGTTTGAGTAATGCTTTCGGGCAATCACTTAAAACCAGATTACTTCCGGCCAGATCAACCTCCTGTGCATCAATTAAGCGGACACTTGCATGAAGTAAAAACGTATGGTCTAACGATAATTCGGCAATTGTATCTGCATCAATCACAGGAAAGAGTTTGATTGCAGTAGAGCTGTTGCGTATTGTTGCCCAGGAAATAACATTACCTGAACTGCTGGACTGGAAGATTAGTCCGCCCCATTGTCCGCGGTCATCTTGGGCAGTTTTGCTTAGTTTATCGGAAGCAAACAGCAGCGGCTCTGAAGAAGATCCCTGCGCGATAAGTGTTCCACGCACGTTGAGTGCGGCTGCAGTGTGAAAATAGATTTTGCATCCGGGCTGTATGGTTAAGGTACAACCGGTGTTAACCTGTAAGGTGTCGTA
It encodes the following:
- a CDS encoding TPM domain-containing protein, which produces MPINFFNSEEKAAINDSIHKAEKQTSGEIRLHVENQCAYDVLDRAADVFAQLGMHKTELKNGVLFYLSIKDRKFAILGDAGINTKVPAGFWDSVKELVLEHFKTGAYAKGLCAGIEKAGSKLSEHFPYSNNDINELSNEISFNKN
- a CDS encoding LemA family protein, which gives rise to MKRFLKIPFYLLILSLFSSCGYNTMIEKQEAVDGAWAQVDVQYQRRNDLIGNLVETVKGYAKYEQETLTKVVEARASATQVVVKADQLTEENIEKYQQAQGQLTSALSKLLSVTENYPDLKANEGFNDLRAELSGTENRIAVARKNFNEAVQTYNVTIRTFPNNIIAGMSGFEKKGYFKSEAGADKPVDVKF